From the Streptomyces pluripotens genome, one window contains:
- a CDS encoding GNAT family N-acetyltransferase has protein sequence MRTPATGISFRDATDADVDALVALVESAYRGDASRAGWTTEADILEGQRTDPEGVLQVIKSPGSRLLVFERDGQIVACCQLEHRGEHAYFGMFAVSPTLQGAGLGRAVMAEAEAQAREKWGVTEMHMTVISARDDLIAWYERRGYRRTGKMSPFPYGDERFGIPQRADLQFELLVKPLV, from the coding sequence ATGCGCACGCCCGCCACCGGAATCAGCTTCCGTGATGCCACCGACGCCGACGTCGATGCACTGGTGGCGCTGGTCGAGTCGGCGTACCGGGGGGATGCCAGCCGGGCCGGATGGACCACCGAGGCGGACATCCTGGAGGGTCAGCGGACGGATCCCGAAGGTGTGCTGCAGGTGATCAAGTCGCCCGGCAGCCGGCTGCTGGTCTTCGAGCGGGATGGCCAGATCGTCGCCTGCTGCCAGCTGGAACACCGTGGCGAGCACGCCTACTTCGGCATGTTCGCGGTCAGCCCCACCCTGCAGGGCGCGGGCCTCGGCAGGGCCGTCATGGCGGAGGCGGAGGCCCAGGCCCGGGAGAAGTGGGGCGTCACCGAGATGCACATGACGGTGATCTCGGCCCGCGACGACCTGATCGCCTGGTACGAACGCCGCGGCTACCGCCGTACGGGAAAGATGTCGCCGTTCCCGTACGGCGACGAGCGCTTCGGTATCCCGCAGCGCGCCGACCTGCAGTTCGAGCTGCTGGTCAAGCCGCTGGTGTGA
- a CDS encoding M56 family metallopeptidase translates to MMVPVTLLLLGALTAVVGPRILARASWPDREPVVALWAWQCVVAAVLLCCALSMTLSAAAAWKAVRGHVFATAPPAVADAYSLGAAGPWAAPLAMLLAAGGLWSFTMLVSEVVRARAQRRARQSELLLRAPLLPGEDTAGRRLVVLEGECPDVRWLPGAAPRLVVTTAALRRLKGHQLDALFAHEQGHAQARHDWLLHCSAALAAGFPQIPVFAAFHEEMHRLVELAADDVASRRYGRLTTALALVGLNEERGVFGPCPTPHALVPQRVYRLLTPPNRLPALRRLRLTATAALVPLVPVLVTLVPGLRALS, encoded by the coding sequence ATGATGGTCCCGGTGACCCTGCTGCTGCTCGGCGCCCTGACGGCTGTCGTCGGGCCGCGGATACTCGCCCGGGCCAGCTGGCCGGACCGAGAACCGGTCGTCGCGCTCTGGGCGTGGCAGTGCGTCGTAGCGGCCGTGCTGCTGTGCTGCGCGCTGTCGATGACGCTCAGCGCCGCGGCGGCCTGGAAGGCAGTGCGCGGGCATGTGTTCGCCACGGCGCCACCCGCGGTTGCGGACGCCTACTCCCTCGGCGCGGCCGGTCCGTGGGCCGCTCCGCTCGCCATGCTGTTGGCCGCTGGCGGCCTGTGGAGCTTCACGATGCTGGTGAGCGAGGTCGTGCGGGCCCGGGCGCAACGACGTGCACGACAGTCCGAACTCCTCTTACGAGCACCGTTGTTGCCAGGTGAGGACACCGCGGGCAGGCGCCTGGTGGTATTGGAGGGGGAGTGTCCCGATGTCCGGTGGCTACCCGGCGCGGCGCCCCGGCTGGTTGTCACCACGGCCGCGTTGCGCCGTCTGAAGGGACACCAGCTGGACGCGCTCTTCGCCCATGAGCAGGGTCACGCGCAGGCCCGGCACGACTGGCTGCTGCACTGCTCCGCAGCGCTGGCAGCCGGGTTCCCGCAGATCCCCGTGTTCGCCGCGTTCCACGAGGAGATGCACCGGCTGGTCGAGCTGGCCGCCGACGATGTGGCCTCCCGGCGATACGGCCGGTTGACGACAGCGCTGGCACTGGTCGGACTCAACGAGGAACGAGGCGTGTTCGGGCCCTGCCCGACTCCACATGCACTCGTGCCGCAGCGTGTGTATCGGCTGCTGACTCCCCCGAACCGGTTGCCGGCCCTGCGCCGGCTGCGGCTGACGGCGACCGCAGCACTGGTGCCGCTCGTTCCGGTACTGGTGACGCTGGTTCCCGGGCTGCGGGCACTGAGCTGA
- a CDS encoding MarR family winged helix-turn-helix transcriptional regulator gives MHGQPYGVDVRSDTVAVVVRQWRAVHPRLDTGPMEVVGRINRCAALLQQAEDAPLRRAGLSRSEFDLLGALRRTGHELTPGELARETFSSGAAVTKRLRQLTERGLVERRGDSRDRRVAHVSLTDAGRDLVDDVLPGQLAYEAAALSILEPEGQGELAGLLAELLSRLEGWTGAARTGAQ, from the coding sequence TTGCACGGGCAACCGTACGGAGTCGACGTACGGAGCGACACCGTCGCCGTCGTGGTCCGGCAGTGGCGGGCCGTGCACCCCCGGCTGGACACCGGGCCCATGGAGGTCGTCGGCCGGATCAACCGCTGCGCGGCCCTGCTCCAGCAGGCAGAGGACGCGCCGCTGCGCCGGGCCGGCCTCAGCCGGTCCGAGTTCGACCTGCTCGGCGCGTTGCGTCGTACCGGCCACGAGCTGACACCGGGGGAGTTGGCCCGGGAGACCTTCTCCTCCGGAGCCGCCGTCACCAAGCGGCTCAGACAATTGACCGAACGTGGCCTGGTGGAACGGCGCGGCGACAGCCGCGACCGCCGTGTCGCCCACGTCAGCCTCACCGACGCGGGTCGTGACCTGGTCGACGACGTCCTTCCGGGGCAACTCGCCTACGAAGCGGCCGCGCTGTCCATCCTGGAACCCGAAGGGCAAGGCGAACTCGCCGGTCTGCTCGCCGAGTTGCTGAGCCGTCTGGAAGGCTGGACGGGCGCGGCCCGGACGGGTGCCCAGTGA
- a CDS encoding DUF6421 family protein: MTEILVQAGAEGQVSSLSRVVEHPAWPVLKDAVEQIRPWQSKDGSIDLDAEGAPLRADVVAAVERAVDAVGQLSVLLPHDAAYHQALVKDLRGWAEDGFQVPDFLDSLLAFQPAEKRADGLQHLVVFPMYTQNGNPDRNLEAVVLRMVWPDWLAELERTRYDNPLFCGITFEDFTSGYDTNSAVLFPETIAVREAPERFSWGGIFCDREAARFRRVTEAAVDTLGLQLPEDIAAMVHDQKRCEEAFVLWDMVHDRTHSHGDLPFDPFMIKQRQPFWMYGLEELRCDLTAFKEAVKLQADGVPQARDVQYAVLFDRMFRFPVTGDRVRNYDGLGGQLLFSYLHKHDVVRWTDNKLTIDWERAPQVTNQLCAEIEKLYRDGIDRPKLVHWFAGYRLVSEYLAPHPGSKWAKGPEALDLTQPPRKLVDDVLPDEFPLSMFYEALSKKLKHVIASTKGITADSAERLAA, from the coding sequence ATGACGGAAATTCTTGTGCAGGCGGGTGCGGAGGGACAGGTTTCTTCGCTGTCCAGGGTGGTGGAGCACCCGGCATGGCCCGTGCTCAAGGATGCCGTGGAGCAGATCCGGCCATGGCAGTCGAAGGACGGATCGATTGACCTCGATGCTGAGGGCGCTCCGCTCCGCGCCGATGTCGTGGCGGCGGTCGAGCGGGCCGTTGACGCTGTCGGGCAGCTCTCCGTCCTGCTGCCGCACGACGCGGCCTACCACCAGGCCCTGGTGAAGGACCTGCGGGGCTGGGCCGAAGACGGCTTCCAGGTGCCGGACTTCCTTGACTCCCTGCTGGCCTTCCAGCCCGCGGAGAAGCGTGCGGACGGCCTGCAGCACCTGGTCGTCTTCCCGATGTACACGCAGAACGGCAACCCCGACCGCAATCTGGAGGCGGTCGTACTGCGCATGGTCTGGCCGGACTGGCTGGCCGAGCTGGAGCGCACCCGCTACGACAACCCGCTGTTCTGCGGCATCACGTTCGAGGACTTCACCTCTGGCTATGACACCAACTCCGCGGTGCTCTTCCCCGAGACCATCGCGGTACGCGAGGCGCCGGAACGTTTCTCTTGGGGTGGCATCTTCTGCGACCGCGAGGCGGCCCGCTTCCGCCGGGTCACCGAAGCAGCAGTCGACACCTTGGGCCTTCAGCTGCCCGAGGACATTGCCGCGATGGTCCACGACCAGAAGCGCTGCGAAGAGGCCTTCGTGCTGTGGGACATGGTCCACGACCGCACGCACAGCCACGGCGACCTGCCGTTCGACCCGTTCATGATCAAGCAGCGCCAGCCATTCTGGATGTACGGCTTGGAGGAGCTGCGCTGCGATCTCACCGCTTTCAAGGAGGCCGTGAAGCTGCAGGCGGACGGTGTCCCACAGGCCCGTGACGTGCAGTACGCGGTACTGTTCGACCGCATGTTCCGCTTCCCGGTCACCGGAGACCGCGTCCGCAACTACGACGGGCTCGGCGGCCAGCTGCTCTTCTCCTACCTGCACAAGCACGACGTCGTCCGCTGGACCGACAACAAGCTCACCATCGACTGGGAGCGCGCCCCGCAGGTCACCAACCAGCTGTGCGCCGAGATCGAGAAGTTGTACCGGGACGGCATCGACCGCCCGAAACTCGTGCACTGGTTCGCCGGCTACCGGCTGGTCTCCGAGTACCTCGCCCCGCACCCGGGCTCCAAGTGGGCCAAGGGCCCCGAGGCCCTGGACCTGACCCAGCCGCCGCGCAAGCTCGTGGACGACGTGCTTCCGGACGAGTTTCCGCTGAGCATGTTCTATGAGGCCCTGTCCAAGAAGCTGAAGCACGTGATCGCCTCCACGAAGGGCATCACGGCGGACAGCGCCGAGCGGCTCGCCGCGTGA
- a CDS encoding VOC family protein, translating into MVHVLSGRTLLRPTDPERSRVFYDEQLGLSVYREFGMGPERGTVYFLGGGFLEVSGRSETPPSPAVALWLQVEDVASAHDELRAKGVDITRPPVREPWGLVEMWIADPDGTRIVLVEVPADHPLRYRPGI; encoded by the coding sequence ATGGTGCATGTACTCAGCGGCCGGACACTCCTACGGCCCACCGACCCCGAACGCTCCCGCGTCTTCTACGACGAACAACTCGGGCTCTCCGTCTACCGCGAGTTCGGTATGGGGCCCGAACGCGGGACGGTCTACTTCCTCGGCGGCGGCTTCCTGGAGGTCTCCGGCAGGTCCGAAACTCCCCCCTCGCCCGCTGTGGCACTCTGGCTGCAGGTCGAGGACGTGGCGTCCGCACACGACGAACTGCGGGCGAAGGGCGTCGACATCACCCGGCCGCCGGTGCGGGAGCCGTGGGGGCTGGTCGAGATGTGGATCGCCGACCCGGACGGGACCCGGATCGTCCTGGTGGAGGTACCGGCGGACCATCCGCTGCGGTACCGGCCGGGGATCTAG
- a CDS encoding TetR/AcrR family transcriptional regulator translates to MSPRSASVNEELRRRSRERLLQAAVELVGEGGFEATTLSDIADRAGAARGLVSYYFPGKRQLVQSAVHRLMHRTLEEALERQPRTEDGRERLARAIDAVLGLARDRPVLMRQHMAGLMQAEGFVHCPEQQRLSELLSDTIARYGTQDVSTGYPMLRALLMGAVYAALVPGVPMSIRVLRAELFQRYQLDWELGVPPESEAVTGTTEQDLSRFFATEERPHRP, encoded by the coding sequence ATGTCCCCACGGAGCGCGTCGGTCAATGAAGAGTTGCGGCGCCGTTCCCGGGAACGGCTGCTGCAAGCCGCCGTGGAGCTGGTCGGGGAAGGCGGGTTCGAGGCCACGACGCTGAGCGACATCGCGGACCGCGCCGGTGCGGCGCGCGGGCTCGTGTCGTACTACTTCCCCGGCAAACGCCAGTTGGTGCAGTCCGCGGTGCACCGGCTGATGCACCGCACCCTGGAGGAGGCCCTGGAACGGCAGCCCCGAACCGAGGACGGGCGGGAACGTCTGGCCCGAGCCATAGACGCGGTTCTGGGCCTTGCCCGCGACCGGCCCGTGCTCATGCGCCAGCACATGGCGGGGCTGATGCAGGCCGAGGGGTTCGTGCACTGCCCGGAGCAGCAGCGGCTGTCGGAGCTGCTCAGTGACACGATCGCCCGGTACGGCACTCAGGACGTCTCGACCGGCTATCCCATGCTGCGCGCCCTGCTGATGGGCGCGGTGTACGCGGCGCTGGTACCGGGGGTCCCCATGTCCATCCGGGTACTCCGGGCCGAGTTGTTCCAGCGGTACCAACTCGATTGGGAGTTGGGTGTTCCGCCGGAGAGCGAGGCGGTCACGGGAACGACGGAGCAGGACCTGTCCCGGTTCTTCGCCACTGAGGAGCGCCCCCACCGGCCCTGA
- a CDS encoding FAD-dependent oxidoreductase has translation MLRVAVVGSGPSGCYTAQSLLQLESEAQVDVLDRLPCPYGLVRYGVAPDHAKIKSLQGNLRTVLEHERVRFLGGVPVGGPSGLPAALLRGLYHAVVYCVGAAADRRLGIPGEELLGSWSATEFVSWYNGHPDAADTGFLRGVSSAVVIGVGNVAVDVARILVRNAADLRSTDIPQAALEELTASRITDVQMAGRRGPSQARFTTKELRELGQLPGADISVDSGELALDSVDAAALPAVRRRNLEVLNGWAARSPTPDAARRIRLRFFLRPVELLADGDRVGAVRFERTAPDGHGGVSGTGRYEDVAAQLVLRSVGYRGVPIDGLPFDAVDGTVPHVAGRVIRDGVPSPGEYVAGWIKRGPTGVIGSNRPCAKETVTSLLADAPALAHKDVPTDPVAAIRAAGVDPVPWSGWLAIEHAEAALGARLGRTAVKLADWGSLLGAARGSRSA, from the coding sequence GTGCTGCGTGTCGCCGTCGTCGGTTCCGGGCCGAGCGGGTGCTACACCGCCCAGAGCCTCCTCCAGCTGGAATCCGAGGCGCAGGTGGACGTCCTGGACCGGCTGCCGTGCCCGTACGGCCTGGTCCGCTACGGTGTCGCCCCGGATCACGCGAAGATCAAGTCCCTGCAAGGCAACCTGCGGACGGTCCTGGAGCACGAGCGGGTACGGTTCCTCGGCGGCGTCCCGGTGGGCGGCCCCAGCGGCCTGCCGGCGGCGCTGCTGCGCGGGCTGTACCACGCGGTGGTGTACTGCGTGGGCGCCGCCGCTGACCGCCGGCTCGGCATCCCCGGCGAGGAGTTGCTGGGCAGTTGGTCGGCGACCGAGTTCGTGTCCTGGTACAACGGGCATCCGGACGCGGCCGACACGGGCTTTCTGCGCGGGGTGAGTTCGGCGGTGGTCATCGGAGTGGGCAATGTCGCGGTAGATGTGGCACGAATACTGGTCCGGAACGCCGCGGACCTGCGCTCGACGGACATCCCCCAGGCGGCGCTGGAGGAACTGACGGCGAGCCGGATCACCGACGTGCAGATGGCGGGCAGACGCGGCCCATCTCAGGCCCGCTTCACCACCAAGGAACTACGTGAACTGGGCCAGCTGCCCGGGGCGGACATCTCGGTGGACAGCGGTGAGTTGGCTCTGGACTCGGTCGACGCCGCCGCCTTGCCGGCCGTACGGCGCCGTAACCTGGAGGTGTTGAACGGCTGGGCGGCCCGGTCCCCAACGCCGGACGCCGCCCGGCGGATCCGGCTGCGTTTCTTCCTTCGCCCCGTGGAACTGCTCGCGGACGGCGATCGGGTGGGTGCAGTCCGATTCGAACGCACGGCACCGGACGGACACGGCGGGGTGTCGGGCACGGGACGGTACGAGGACGTGGCCGCCCAGTTGGTACTGCGGTCGGTCGGCTATCGCGGTGTGCCGATCGACGGGCTACCGTTCGACGCGGTCGATGGCACCGTGCCTCATGTGGCGGGACGGGTGATCCGCGACGGCGTTCCCTCCCCCGGCGAGTACGTCGCCGGATGGATCAAGCGCGGCCCAACGGGTGTCATCGGCTCCAACCGACCTTGTGCGAAGGAGACGGTGACCTCCCTGCTGGCCGATGCCCCAGCGCTCGCCCACAAGGACGTACCCACTGATCCGGTGGCGGCGATCCGAGCGGCCGGCGTCGATCCCGTGCCCTGGAGCGGGTGGCTGGCGATCGAGCACGCCGAGGCCGCGCTGGGTGCCCGGCTGGGCCGGACGGCCGTCAAACTGGCCGACTGGGGTTCACTGCTCGGAGCGGCTCGGGGGTCGCGGTCCGCCTGA
- a CDS encoding SDR family oxidoreductase encodes MVRNGSLSGAVIAVAGAGGPAGRATLLRLAEAGATVVGSDNDPERLAEAVDAARYAHGGAAVTGDTVDLLDLQSTQDWAARVERDYGRVDGLVHLVGGWRGSETFVKSSLDDWDFLELLLIRTVQHTSLAFYDGLQRSDRGRYVLISAAGASKPTAGNASYAAAKAAAEAWTLAMADAFRKAGGEQGPHSAAAILVVKALVHDAMRAERPNAKFAGFTDVKDLAEAIEGVWSRPAAEVNGNRLWLTEKP; translated from the coding sequence ATGGTGCGGAACGGGTCTCTCAGCGGTGCAGTGATCGCGGTGGCCGGTGCGGGCGGACCGGCTGGGCGGGCCACCCTGCTCAGACTGGCCGAGGCGGGCGCCACGGTCGTCGGCTCCGACAACGACCCCGAGCGCCTGGCGGAGGCCGTGGACGCGGCCCGCTACGCGCACGGCGGTGCGGCCGTCACCGGTGACACGGTCGACCTACTCGACCTGCAATCAACCCAGGACTGGGCCGCCCGGGTCGAAAGGGACTACGGCCGCGTCGACGGCCTGGTCCACCTCGTCGGCGGTTGGCGCGGCAGCGAGACCTTCGTCAAGAGCAGCCTCGACGACTGGGACTTCCTTGAGCTGCTGCTCATCCGGACCGTCCAGCACACCTCGCTGGCCTTCTACGACGGGCTCCAGCGCAGCGACCGTGGCCGCTACGTGCTGATCAGCGCCGCCGGTGCCTCGAAGCCCACCGCGGGCAACGCCTCGTACGCCGCGGCCAAGGCCGCGGCCGAGGCCTGGACGCTGGCCATGGCGGACGCCTTCCGCAAGGCGGGGGGTGAGCAGGGCCCGCATTCGGCAGCTGCCATCCTGGTGGTGAAGGCGCTGGTGCACGACGCGATGCGCGCCGAACGCCCCAACGCGAAGTTTGCGGGCTTCACGGACGTCAAGGACCTGGCCGAGGCCATCGAAGGCGTCTGGAGCAGGCCCGCCGCCGAAGTGAACGGAAACCGTCTGTGGCTGACCGAGAAGCCGTGA
- a CDS encoding glycerophosphodiester phosphodiesterase → MNFLTIGHRGVMGVEPENTLRSFIAAQHAGLDLIELDLHLSKDGALVVMHDAEVNRTTDGSGPIAEKTLAELRTLDAGYGERVPVFEEVLDAVSTPLQAEIKDTAAARALAEVMHARDLVGRVEVSSFHDEAIAEIARLVPGVRTALVASRYGTDVVERAVAVGAATVCLNIRRLTLETVEHARASGLRIFGWVVNTQDHLRLVRALELDGATTDHPEIKRTGRFTA, encoded by the coding sequence TTGAACTTCCTTACCATCGGTCACCGCGGGGTCATGGGTGTCGAGCCCGAGAACACCCTTCGTTCCTTCATCGCCGCGCAGCACGCCGGCCTCGACCTGATCGAACTCGACCTGCACCTGAGCAAGGACGGCGCCCTGGTCGTCATGCACGACGCGGAGGTGAACCGCACCACTGACGGCTCCGGGCCGATCGCCGAGAAGACCCTCGCGGAGCTCCGCACCCTGGACGCGGGTTACGGGGAGCGGGTACCGGTGTTCGAGGAGGTGCTGGATGCGGTGAGCACACCGCTGCAGGCCGAGATCAAGGACACCGCAGCGGCCCGGGCACTGGCCGAGGTGATGCACGCCCGGGATCTGGTCGGGCGGGTGGAGGTGTCCTCCTTCCACGACGAGGCGATCGCCGAGATCGCCCGGCTGGTGCCCGGGGTACGCACCGCATTGGTCGCGAGCCGCTACGGCACCGATGTGGTGGAGCGCGCCGTGGCGGTGGGTGCGGCGACCGTCTGCCTCAACATCCGCCGGCTCACCCTGGAGACCGTCGAACACGCGCGTGCGTCGGGGCTGAGGATCTTCGGCTGGGTGGTCAACACGCAAGACCACCTGCGGCTGGTCCGCGCCCTGGAACTGGACGGGGCGACCACCGACCATCCGGAGATCAAGCGCACGGGCCGCTTCACCGCGTGA
- a CDS encoding DUF5134 domain-containing protein — translation MHGPVPAAWLLVALCAATGAYCLLRMRSSVEEQRRAAGGEAVMGFGMAAMAVPAAVFAPPRWAWPVYASVFAGAALRAWWATRSSRHHLHHLVGSAAMVYMSVAMAISPPSAHQTHCDAGVPQVTGGLILYFTGYVLLSGARLVPTPAAPDRGGAGAAGSGGWGDRPELAQACRLSMGIGMVTMLLAM, via the coding sequence ATGCACGGACCGGTGCCGGCAGCCTGGTTGTTGGTCGCGCTGTGCGCGGCGACCGGGGCGTACTGCCTGCTGCGGATGCGCAGCAGCGTGGAGGAACAGCGTCGGGCTGCGGGCGGTGAAGCGGTGATGGGCTTCGGCATGGCGGCGATGGCCGTACCGGCGGCAGTGTTCGCACCGCCGAGGTGGGCATGGCCGGTGTACGCGTCGGTGTTCGCCGGGGCAGCGCTGCGCGCATGGTGGGCCACGCGCAGCAGTCGGCATCATCTGCACCATCTGGTGGGGTCGGCGGCGATGGTCTACATGTCGGTGGCGATGGCCATATCCCCGCCCTCCGCTCACCAGACTCACTGTGATGCCGGGGTGCCGCAAGTGACCGGCGGTCTGATCCTCTACTTCACCGGCTACGTGCTGCTCTCCGGGGCCCGCCTGGTACCGACCCCCGCGGCCCCGGACAGAGGCGGGGCCGGGGCGGCCGGGAGCGGGGGCTGGGGCGACCGCCCCGAGCTGGCACAGGCGTGCCGACTGTCGATGGGAATCGGCATGGTGACGATGCTGCTGGCCATGTGA
- a CDS encoding threonine aldolase family protein codes for MNPPRTDARRHHDPQVRGFASDNYAGAHPEVLAAIALANGGHQVAYGEDDYTENLQRIIRSHFGATAEAFPVFNGTGANVVALQAVTDRWGAVICAESAHINVDECGAPERVGGLKLLTVPTPDGKLTPELIDRQAYGWDDEHRAMPQVVSITQSTELGTLYTPEEIRAICEHAHAHGMKVHLDGSRIANAAASLNVPMRTFTNAVGVDILSLGGTKNGALFGEAVVVINQDAVRRMKHLRKLSMQLASKMRFVSVQLEALLARDLWLRNARHANEMAQRLAEGVRAVHGVEILYPVQANGVFARLPHDVSERLQKRFRFYFWDEAAGVVRWMCSFDTTEEDVDAFVAALKEEMAR; via the coding sequence GTGAACCCTCCCAGGACCGACGCACGTCGCCATCACGACCCGCAGGTCCGCGGTTTCGCCAGTGACAACTACGCCGGAGCACACCCGGAGGTGCTGGCCGCCATCGCCCTCGCGAACGGCGGTCACCAGGTGGCGTACGGGGAGGACGACTACACCGAGAACCTCCAGCGGATCATCCGCAGCCACTTCGGAGCCACCGCGGAGGCCTTCCCGGTCTTCAACGGCACCGGCGCGAACGTCGTCGCGCTCCAGGCGGTCACCGACCGCTGGGGTGCGGTGATCTGTGCCGAGAGCGCCCACATCAACGTGGACGAGTGTGGGGCACCGGAGCGGGTCGGCGGTCTGAAGCTGCTCACGGTGCCCACGCCCGACGGCAAGCTCACGCCCGAGCTGATCGACCGGCAGGCATACGGCTGGGACGACGAGCACCGGGCCATGCCGCAGGTCGTGTCGATCACCCAGAGCACGGAGCTGGGTACCCTCTACACGCCCGAGGAGATCCGCGCGATCTGCGAGCATGCCCACGCGCACGGCATGAAGGTCCACCTGGACGGCTCCCGGATAGCCAACGCGGCGGCCTCCCTGAACGTGCCCATGCGGACGTTCACCAACGCGGTCGGTGTCGACATCCTCTCCCTCGGCGGGACGAAGAACGGTGCCCTGTTCGGTGAGGCGGTCGTGGTCATCAACCAGGACGCCGTCCGGCGCATGAAGCATCTGCGCAAGCTGTCCATGCAACTCGCTTCCAAGATGCGCTTTGTGTCGGTGCAACTGGAGGCCCTGCTCGCCAGGGACCTGTGGCTGCGCAACGCCCGCCACGCCAATGAGATGGCCCAGCGACTCGCCGAGGGCGTGCGCGCGGTGCACGGCGTGGAGATCCTCTACCCGGTGCAGGCCAACGGTGTCTTCGCCCGGCTCCCGCACGACGTGAGCGAACGGCTGCAGAAGCGGTTCCGGTTCTACTTCTGGGACGAGGCAGCTGGGGTGGTGCGCTGGATGTGTTCCTTCGACACCACGGAAGAGGACGTCGACGCGTTCGTAGCCGCGCTCAAGGAGGAGATGGCGCGCTAG
- a CDS encoding DUF6214 family protein, giving the protein MSVWPAWEVQEHGGATSWFHVRLAFTDGARVEAMAVVNAGRVSIEDVKAQPALSLADLTVLADWIEGPLFEACGVATEDVFAFEGEGDAGPEERGPGTDGGEEDVLYGGSRRARPSWPRGIEGRWLCAEEYRAAQEEGADPVLAVMSATGHSRRRSLRLIAQARDAGFLTPRHARR; this is encoded by the coding sequence GTGTCCGTGTGGCCCGCCTGGGAGGTGCAGGAGCACGGCGGTGCCACGTCCTGGTTCCACGTCCGGCTGGCCTTCACCGACGGAGCCCGGGTCGAGGCCATGGCCGTGGTGAACGCCGGCCGTGTGTCCATCGAGGACGTCAAGGCCCAGCCCGCCCTGTCCCTCGCCGACCTGACCGTGCTCGCGGACTGGATCGAGGGGCCCCTGTTCGAGGCGTGCGGGGTAGCAACGGAAGACGTGTTCGCGTTCGAGGGCGAGGGCGACGCCGGCCCCGAAGAGCGGGGGCCAGGGACCGACGGGGGTGAGGAGGACGTCCTCTACGGCGGGTCGCGCCGCGCCCGGCCGTCCTGGCCGCGCGGCATCGAGGGTCGCTGGCTCTGTGCGGAGGAGTACCGCGCCGCGCAGGAGGAGGGCGCGGATCCCGTACTCGCCGTGATGAGTGCCACCGGTCACAGCCGCCGACGCTCCCTCAGACTCATCGCCCAGGCGCGGGACGCGGGATTCCTGACGCCCCGTCATGCGCGCCGCTGA